From Pelmatolapia mariae isolate MD_Pm_ZW linkage group LG22, Pm_UMD_F_2, whole genome shotgun sequence, a single genomic window includes:
- the mrps21 gene encoding 28S ribosomal protein S21, mitochondrial, which translates to MARHLRFISRTVMVQNGDVDAAYKTLNRLLTQDGIVDTVKRKRYYEKPCRERQRKNFENCRRIYHTEMARKIAFISRTNREDPWLGC; encoded by the exons ATGGCGAGACACCTTCGCTTCATTTCCCGGACGGTGATGGTCCAAAACGGGGATGTGGATGCCGCGTACAAGACTTTAAACAG GCTTCTGACTCAGGATGGCATTGTTGACACAGTGAAGCGCAAACGATACTACGAGAAGCCCTGCCGAGAACGACAGCGGAAGAACTTTGAGAACTGCAGGCGTATATACCACACGGAGATGGCCAGAAAAATTGCCTTTATCTCCAGGACAAACAGAGAAGATCCCTGGCTCGGCTGCTAG